A region of Oncorhynchus masou masou isolate Uvic2021 chromosome 29, UVic_Omas_1.1, whole genome shotgun sequence DNA encodes the following proteins:
- the LOC135519946 gene encoding zinc finger protein ZIC 2-like, with translation MLLDAGHQFPGLGVGTFARHHTASEMQERDLSLAQNSFVDSAHMGAFKLNHDLSPGQSSAFTSQAPGYPAGALGAHAAHVTSYASSPFNTTRDFLFRSRGFGESSPASSQHAIFGPTAGSLHHTHTDSQGHILFPGIHDQHGSHGSPNVLNGQMRLGLPGEVFGRSDQYHQVSSPRTDPYSAAQLHNQYSSMNMNMGMNMGAHHHHHHPGAFFRYMRQQCIKQELICKWIDPEQLSNPKKSCNKTFSTMHELVTHVSVEHVGGPEQSNHICFWEECPRESKPFKAKYKLVNHIRVHTGEKPFPCPFPGCGKVFARSENLKIHKRTHTGEKPFQCEFEGCDRRFANSSDRKKHMHVHTSDKPYLCKMCDKSYTHPSSLRKHMKVHEAAPPPASDSSPAASSGYESSTPPGLISPTTETQSNNNLSPASAVHNNNGHSSLSSNFSEWYV, from the exons ATGTTACTGGACGCAGGTCACCAGTTCCCCGGACTGGGAGTTGGCACGTTTGCCAGGCATCACACAGCGAGCGAGATGCAGGAGAGAGACTTGAGTTTAGCACAAAATAGCTTCGTCGACTCGGCACACATGGGTGCATTTAAACTGAACCATGATCTTTCACCAGGACAGAGCTCTGCCTTCACCTCCCAGGCGCCCGGTTACCCCGCGGGGGCTTTGGGGGCTCATGCAGCCCATGTCACCTCGTACGCGAGTTCCCCGTTCAACACCACCAGGGACTTTCTCTTTCGCAGCCGAGGCTTCGGGGAATCATCTCCGGCGAGCAGCCAACACGCTATTTTCGGTCCCACGGCGGGGTCTCTTCATcatacccacacagacagccaaGGCCACATTCTGTTCCCCGGGATTCACGACCAGCATGGGTCCCACGGATCCCCGAATGTGCTCAATGGGCAAATGCGTCTTGGACTACCGGGCGAGGTTTTTGGGCGTTCCGACCAGTACCACCAGGTCTCCAGCCCACGGACCGACCCTTACTCGGCCGCCCAGCTCCATAACCAGTACAGCAGCATGAATATGAACATGGGGATGAACATGGGAgctcaccatcaccaccaccaccccggTGCCTTCTTTCGCTACATGCGGCAGCAGTGCATCAAGCAGGAGCTCATCTGTAAATGGATCGACCCAGAGCAGCTAAGCAACCCCAAGAAGAGTTGCAACAAAACTTTCAGCACCATGCACGAGCTCGTCACGCACGTCTCCGTGGAGCATGTCGGGGGACCGGAGCAGAGCAACCACATTTGCTTTTGGGAAGAGTGCCCCCGCGAGAGCAAACCGTTTAAGGCGAAATACAAACTGGTGAATCACATTCGGGTCCACACGGGTGAGAAACCCTTCCCCTGCCCCTTCCCTGGATGTGGCAAGGTCTTCGCAAGGTCGGAAAATTTGAAGATTCACAAGCGTACACATACAG GAGAGAAACCATTCCAGTGTGAGTTTGAAGGCTGTGACAGGCGGTTTGCCAACAGCAGTGACCGAAAGAAGCACATGCATGTCCACACGTCTGACAAACCATATCTTTGCAAAATGTGTGACAAGTCTTACACACATCCCAGCTCTCTGCGAAAACACATGAAG GTCCACGAAGCGGCCCCCCCTCCAGCGTCCGACTCCTCGCCTGCAGCCAGTTCTGGTTACGAGTCATCCACACCGCCCGGCTTAATCTCCCCCACCACCGAGACCCAAAGCAACAACAATCTTTCACCCGCGTCCGCAGTCCACAACAACAACGGTCACAGCAGCCTATCGTCTAATTTCAGTGAATGGTATGTTTAG